The genomic DNA TTGCTGCGCTCCACCGCTGTACGGCCCGACAACGCCAGAGGCCCGGACTCTCGTCCGGGCCTCTGTCCTGCTGTGCACTCGGCAGGATTCGAACCTGCAACCTTCTGATCCGTAGTCAGATGCTCTATCCGTTAAGCTACGAGTGCCTGCCGGTGATCTTTCTTACCGGCTTTCCTCCCGGGTTTTTCGGCCCGGTCGGCGTTGCGAGAACAACATTACATGACCTGCGCCGCGACGCGAAATCCATTAGGCGAACCCGCATGGAACCGGACAAATCATCCAGCGGACCCGTCCGGAAGCGTCGGGGAACGGCGGAAGCCCCGGCCGTGGGGCCGGGGCTTCCGTGGTGCGGAGGCGGAGGGATTTGAACCCTCGATGGGCTTTAAGGCCCAAACCGCATTAGCAGTGCGGCGCCATAGACCGGACTAGGCGACGCCTCCAGCGCACCCGCTCGCGCGTGTGGTGCGTGCAGATGATGACACAGCACGGGGCCGCGCCACCAATCGCCGTCCACGGTACTAGGCGTCGGGGCCGCAGGGCAAAGGCCCACCGTCGCGCAACGCTGCGCCCGGTGCGGCGTTAGAGGGGGTGGGGGAGCCGGCCACGCCGGCCTCCCGCACGGTTCCCGAACCCCTGGAGTGCACCATGCTGCGCCGTCTCGTCCTGACCTCCGCCGCCTCCGTCGTCGCCCTCGGCGTCGCCTCGCCCCTCGCCGCGGCCGCACCGCTGCCGCCGCTGCCGCTGTTGCCCCCGCTGCTCTCCTCCCCCGACTCGCTGACGATCACCGTGGAGCGGTCCGGCAACCCGGCGGCCGACGGGACGTTCCGGCTGGAGTGCGACGGCGACCAGGGCGGCGGCACCCACCCGCGGGCCGACCGGGCCTGCGCGCGGCTGGAGGCGCTGTCCGCGAACGGCCGGGACCCGTTCGCGCCCGTCCCCCAGGACCGGATGTGCACCCAGCAGCACGGCGGCCCGGCCACCGCCCGCATCACCGGCACCTGGCACGGCCGGAAGGTCGACGCCCGCTTCGCCCGGACGAACGGCTGCGAGATCGCCCGTTGGGAGAATCTCCAGCCCGTCCTCCCGATGGCGCGGTCGTAACGCGGCGCCGCGCTCACCAGCGGTTACGGGCCGGGGACACACGGCACGCGCACACAACCCGGCGCAGAGCCGCCCCTCGTCCGCCGCCCCGTGTACACCCCCAACCCTT from Streptomyces sp. MRC013 includes the following:
- a CDS encoding SSI family serine proteinase inhibitor, producing MLRRLVLTSAASVVALGVASPLAAAAPLPPLPLLPPLLSSPDSLTITVERSGNPAADGTFRLECDGDQGGGTHPRADRACARLEALSANGRDPFAPVPQDRMCTQQHGGPATARITGTWHGRKVDARFARTNGCEIARWENLQPVLPMARS